The following proteins are encoded in a genomic region of Brachypodium distachyon strain Bd21 chromosome 1, Brachypodium_distachyon_v3.0, whole genome shotgun sequence:
- the LOC100825797 gene encoding organelle RRM domain-containing protein 2, mitochondrial: MALLGQNPAQFSPSRPNINSEQAQTANPSRRNKRNPLIVAPHSPPSTDPSILMAAVASRAGAARAGFRRMFSVSAFSPPPPPAARPAAEPCNNLFVSGLNKRTTTDGLREAFSKFGQVTEARVITDRISGYSRGFGFVKYATVEEAGEGIKGMDGKFLDGWVIFAEYAKQREAQQPPQSAGTPSGYQYSS, encoded by the exons ATGGCTTTGTTGGGCCAGAATCCTGCCCAGTTCTCGCCTTCTCGGCCCAACATTAACTCTGAGCAAGCGCAAACAGCAAACCCTTCCCGTCGCAACAAGAGAAATCCTCTAATCGTAGCGCCGCACTCACCACCGTCCACCGACCCATCGATACTCATGGCGGCGGTCGCTTCTCGCGCCGGTGCTGCTCGTGCTGGGTTCCGGCGGATGTTTTCCGTCTCGGCCTTCTCCCCACCGCCTCCCCCGGCCGCTCGCCCCGCGGCGGAGCCCTGCAACAACCTCTTCGTCTCAG GGTTGAATAAGCGCACGACAACTGACGGACTTAGGGAAGCCTTCTCGAAATTCGGTCAGGTTACTGAAG CAAGAGTCATCACGGATAGAATATCTGGATACTCCAGAGGTTTTGGCTTTGTTAAATATGCAACTGTGGAAGAAGCTGGTGAGGGCATAAAAGGCATGGATGGAAAG TTCCTCGATGGTTGGGTGATATTCGCGGAGTACGCAAAGCAGAGAGAAGCCCAGCAGCCGCCACAATCAGCTGGGACACCATCTGGCTACCAATACTCTAGCTAA
- the LOC100825489 gene encoding probable V-type proton ATPase subunit H, with protein sequence MDRAELTTEQVLKRDIPWETYMSTKLISSTCLQLLRRYDHKPESERGPLLDEDGPSYVRIFLNILRSISKEETVEYVLALIDEMLAVNPKRAALFYDESLSGEDIYDPFLRLLLKGNWFVQEKSCKILTHLISARPKLQNGMVPNGEASNSKSKLTSIHDVLRGLVDWLCTQLRSPTHPNFSIPTATHCLATLLKEPYVRTLFVQTDGVKLLIPLISPASTQQSIQLLYETCLCIWLLSFYDAAVDYLSTTRVMPRLVEVVKGSTKEKVVRVVVMSLRNLLAKGAFAAQMIDLGLPHIVQNLKAQAWSDEDLLDALNQLEVGLKENLKRLSSFDKYKQQVLLGHLDWSPMHKDPSFWRENITNFEENDFQILRVLMTVIDTSTDTTALAVACYDLSQFLQYHPSGRIVVADLKAKDRVMKLMNHDNAEVRKNSLLCVQRLFLGAKYASFLQA encoded by the exons ATGGATCGCGCCGAGCTCACCACCGAGCAG GTTCTCAAGCGGGACATTCCATGGGAGACATATATGTCTACTAAGCTAATCTCTTCAACATGCCTTCAGCTTTTAAGGCGATACGACCACAAGCCAGAAAGTGAGAGAGGTCCGTTGCTTGATGAG GATGGGCCGTCCTATGTCCGGATTTTTTTGAATATCTTGCGGAGCATATCCAAAGAAGAAACTGTGGAATATGTGCTTGCGCTCATTGATGAAATGCTTGCAG TCAATCCTAAACGGGCCGCACTGTTCTATGATGAATCTCTCTCTGGTGAAGACATTTATGATCCTTTCCTAAG ATTGCTCTTGAAAGGTAACTGGTTTGTCCAAGAAAAAAGCTGTAAGATATTGACTCACTTAATAAG TGCAAGACCTAAGCTTCAGAATGGCATGGTTCCAAATGGAGAGGCTTCAAATTCAAAGAGCAAGCTTACATCAATTCATGATGTGTTAAGAGGTTTGGTTGATTGGCTCTGCACTCAG CTGAGGAGCCCCACCCACCCGAACTTTTCTATTCCTACGGCTACCCACTGCCTCGCTACTTTGCTAAAGGAGCCATATGTTAGAACTTTGTTTGTTCAGACAGATGGTGTAAAATTGCTCATTCCTTTAATATCTCCAGCTTCAACGCAACAGTCAATTCAG CTTCTCTACGAAACTTGTCTTTGCATCTGGCTTTTATCCTTCTATGATGCAGCAGTTGATTACTTGTCCACTACAAGAGTGATGCCAAGACTTGTAGAGGTTGTCAAAGGCTCTACTAAAGAGAAG GTTGTCAGAGTTGTTGTGATGTCCTTACGTAATTTGCTGGCGAAGGGCGCATTTGCTGCCCAGATGATTGATCTTGGATTGCCACATATAGTACAGAATTTGAAAGCTCAAGCATGGAGTGATGAG GATTTATTAGATGCACTGAATCAACTAGAAGTAGGGCTCAAAGAGAATCTTAAGAGGCTGAGCTCGTTTGACAAGTACAAGCAGCAAGTTCTTCTTGGCCATCTTGATTGGTCTCCAATGCACAAAGACCCAAGTTTCTGGCGGGAGAATATTACCAATTTTGAGGAAAATGATTTCCAG ATTCTACGTGTCCTTATGACAGTCATCGACACGTCAACCGACACCACCGCTCTTGCGGTTGCCTGCTATGACCTCTCGCAGTTCCTACAGTACCATCCTTCTGGCCGCATAGTGGTGGCAGACCTCAAGGCAAAGGACCGAGTCATGAAACTCATGAACCACGACAATGCTGAAGTAAGGAAGAATTCCCTACTCTGCGTGCAGAGGCTCTTCCTCGGCGCAAAGTATGCTAGCTTCCTGCAGGCTTAA
- the LOC100826112 gene encoding transcription factor UDT1 — MPRRPRAPRGGGSGGGEEVKMEDFVESMLNFGGGGGGGGEDESEEGEQLPAGEETKYKSKNLDAERRRRGRLNNNILALRAVVPKITKMSKESTLSDAIDHIKKLQNEVLELQSQLADSPGEAWEKQGSASCSESFVPTDNIHYQGQVELIPLGSFKYNLKIFWTKKAGLFTKVLEALCSYNVQVLSLNTITFYGYAESFFSIEVKGEPDVVMVELRNLLSSIVEVPSM; from the exons ATGCCGCGCCGTCCGAGGGctccccgcggcggcggtagcGGAGGCGGAGAGGAGGTGAAGATGGAGGACTTCGTGGAGTCGATGCTCAActtcggtggcggcggcggcggtggaggggaGGACGAGAGCGAGGAAGGGGAGCAGTtgccggcgggggaggagacCAAGTACAAGTCCAAGAACCTGGATGCcgagaggcggcggaggggcaGGCTCAACAACAACATCCTCGCGCTCAGGGCCGTCGTGCCCAAGATCACCAAG ATGAGCAAGGAGTCCACCCTGTCGGACGCAATCGATCACATCAAGAAGCTCCAGAACGAGGTCCTCGAGCTGCAGAGCCAGCTCGCCGACTCCCCCGGCGAGGCTTGGGAGAAGCAAGGCAGCGCGTCGTGCTCCGAATCCTTCGTCCCCACAGACAACATCCATTATCAG GGTCAGGTGGAGCTGATACCTCTAGGATCATTTAAGTACAACCTCAAGATCTTTTGGACCAAAAAGGCAGGCCTCTTCACCAAAGTCCTGGAAGCACTCTGCAGCTACAATGTGCAAGTGCTCAGCCTGAACACCATCACCTTCTATGGCTATGCAGAGAGTTTCTTCTCCATTGAG GTGAAGGGTGAGCCGGATGTTGTGATGGTGGAGCTAAGGAACCTCCTGTCCAGTATTGTGGAGGTTCCAAGCATGTGA
- the LOC100826421 gene encoding protein THYLAKOID ASSEMBLY 8-like, chloroplastic — translation MAAARALLARLLRPKIPPLSSSHCFLRRGGPVPLPPPPVGEWRRAFHDGRPRGPLWRSKKLIGKEALFAIQGLKRFKGDEEKLKEFVKRHVARLLKADKLAVLGELERQEEVDLSVKMFRIVQKEDWYKPDVYMYKDLIIALAKCKKMEEAMEIWGNMRDEKLFPDSQTYAEVIRGFLRYGSPSDAMNIYEDMKRSPDPPEELPFRVLLKGLLPHPLLRNRVKQDFEELFPERHIYDPPEEIFGMH, via the exons ATGGCGGCCGCTCGAGCTCTcctcgcccgcctcctccgccccaaGATCCCGCCTCTTTCCTCATCCCACTGCTTTCTCCGGAGAGGAGGCCctgtgccgctgccgccgccccccgTCGGGGAGTGGCGGCGCGCGTTCCACGACGGGCGACCGCGCGGGCCGCTATGGCGGAGCAAGAAGCTGATCGGGAAGGAGGCCCTGTTCGCGATCCAGGGGCTGAAGCGGTTCAAGGGGGACGAGGAGAAGCTGAAGGAGTTCGTCAAGCGGCACGTGGCGCGGCTGCTCAAGGCTGACAAGCTCGCCGTGCTCGGCGAGCTGGAGCGCCAGGAGGAGGTCGACCTGTCCGTCAAG ATGTTTAGGATCGTTCAAAAGGAGGATTGGTATAAACCTGACGTTTACATGTACAAGGATTTGATTATTGCTCTAGCCAAGTGTAAGAAGATGGAGGAAGCAATGGAAATATGGGGGAACATGAGAGATGAGAAACTGTTTCCCGACTCACAGACTTATGCTGAAGTCATTAGAGGATTCCTGAGATATGGTTCGCCATCAGATGCAATGAATATTTATGAGGACATGAAAAGGTCACCTGATCCACCGGAAGAATTGCCTTTCAGGGTATTATTGAAGGGTCTTTTACCTCACCCGCTATTAAGGAACAGAGTGAAGCAAGATTTCGAAGAACTGTTCCCAGAGAGGCATATCTATGATCCCCCAGAAGAAATATTTGGAATGCACTAG
- the LOC100826733 gene encoding uncharacterized protein LOC100826733 — protein sequence MRRLLFFCLVSSHIAVTTVMARQFPTVFLFDGVAADAPSAASDPSWLRGHALLESGFAGSPLSSSHHGVTHGPFDRHFAGGKIILGGLVAAIVVAVFCYIRITRAKKIVIEEPKS from the coding sequence ATGCGTCGCCTGCTCTTCTTCTGCCTGGTGTCTAGCCACATCGCCGTGACCACCGTCATGGCGCGGCAGTTCCCAACCGTCTTCCTCTTCGACGGCGTAGCAGCAGACGCTCCTTCTGCTGCCTCCGACCCTTCATGGCTGCGTGGGCATGCTCTCCTGGAGTCCGGGTTCGCAGGGTCGCCGCTGAGCTCGTCTCACCACGGAGTGACGCACGGCCCCTTCGACAGGCACTTCGCCGGGGGCAAGATCATACTGGGGGGCCTCGTggccgccatcgtcgtcgccgtcttcTGCTACATCCGGATCACCAGGGCCAAGAAGATCGTCATAGAGGAGCCCAAATCTTGA
- the LOC100827041 gene encoding probable proteasome inhibitor, whose protein sequence is MVTDAAAMAVVKAARPAFRGAHDGVAFAANAAFLAAGYSLCAVGPAALTDPPPTGVEEVGIDGWNSMENCYAFLYSKEEKGEKKRILMKCLVIGEFLAIDVLDLEAQHKEPCDVQINVKDFFSEEQPKNYKDMYKNFTGFIDTLNSSLLVKLDGKDADAAQKPGVESSSSMSSSENATWENPNSRITEPAGLVYPPIAPFGNDDLFPAPGAGFYPHSGAGRGGSMHVGPNDPRFFPSNPFPAPFGGPGSVPPGGRYDPIGPPDVPGFEPSRFVRRSRHPGGSTHPDLEFFQQGPDF, encoded by the exons ATGGTGACTGACGCGGCCGCGATGGCCGTCGTGAAGGCCGCGCGCCCCGCCTTCCGCGGCGCCCACGACGGCGTCGCGTTCGCCGCCAACGCAGCGTTCCTCGCCGCCGGATACTCCCTCTGCGCCGTCGGGCCCGCCGCGCTCACCGATCCTCCGCCCACAG GCGTTGAGGAGGTGGGGATTGATGGGTGGAACAGTATGGAGAACTGCTATGCCTTTTTGTACTccaaggaggagaagggcgaGAAGAAGCGCATTTTAATGAAATGTTTAGTGATTGGTGAGTTCCTGGCCATAGATGTGCTGGATCTTGAGGCACAACACAAGGAACCTTGCGATGTCCAGATCAA TGTGAAGGATTTCTTCTCTGAAGAACAGCCCAAGAATTATAAGGATATGTACAAGAATTTTACGGGTTTCATTGATACCCTTAATTCAAGTTTGTTGGTTAAATTGGATGGTAAGGATGCTGATGCTGCCCAGAAGCCTGGTGTTGAGAGCAGTTCGTCGATGAGCAG CTCTGAAAATGCGACCTGGGAAAACCCTAACTCAAGGATTACTGAACCTGCAGG ACTCGTTTATCCTCCGATAGCTCCATTTGGTAATGATGACCTCTTCCCTGCTCCTGGTGCAGGCTTCTATCCTCATAG TGGTGCTGGGAGGGGCGGCAGTATGCACGTTG GTCCAAACGATCCACGCTTCTTCCCTTCCAATCCCTTCCCTGCTCCCTTTGGTGGCCCTGG GAGTGTTCCACCTGGTGGTCGTTACGATCCAATTGGCCCGCCTGATGTTCCGGGATTTGAACCATCTCGCTTTGTGAG GCGTTCAAGGCATCCTGGTGGGAGCACTCACCCAGACCTTGAGTTCTTCCAGCAAGGTCCAGACTTCTGA
- the LOC100827555 gene encoding uncharacterized protein LOC100827555 — protein MAQPPPSPSRLALLTFLCLFLPALALAARAAPAADKTIHELLRSQGLPGGLLPRGVVSYTLQANGLLEARLSSSCYAKYDSGDLAFFDTVVRGNLSYGALRGCEGLAQEELFVWLPVKGILIAEPDSGVITFDIGYAKKKLSKSLFEEPPECKPSVSTELGAVEAARWRDRPGVPGLRMREAQRGGHQDQR, from the exons aTGGCCCAGCCACCGCCTTCCCCCTCCCGGCTTGCCCTCCTGACCTTCCTGTGCCTTTTCCTGCCAGCCCTCGCGctcgcggcgcgcgcggcgcccgccgccgacaaaACGATACACGAGCTCCTGCGGTCGCAGGGCCTCCCCGGCGGGCTGCTCCCGCGCGGCGTGGTGTCCTACACCCTGCAGGCGAACGGGCTGCTCGAGGCGCGGCTGTCGTCGTCTTGCTACGCCAAGTACGACAGCGGCGACCTGGCCTTCTTCGACACCGTGGTGCGGGGGAACCTCAGCTACGGCGCGCTCCGGGGATGCGAGGGGCTGGCGCAGGAGGAGCTCTTCGTGTGGCTCCCCGTGAAGGGCATCCTCATCGCCGAACCGGACAGCGGCGTCATCACGTTCGACATCGGCTACGCGAAAAAGAAGCTCTCCAAGTCGCTCTTCGAGGAGCCGCCGGAGTGCAAGCCGTCGGTCTCCACCGAGCTGGGCGCCGTCGAAGCCGCCCGCTGGAGGGATAGGCCAG GTGTTCCTGGCCTGAGGATGAGAGAGGCACAAAGAGGAGGTCACCAGGACCAGAGGTGA